From the genome of Nicotiana sylvestris chromosome 2, ASM39365v2, whole genome shotgun sequence, one region includes:
- the LOC104219691 gene encoding NADH dehydrogenase [ubiquinone] iron-sulfur protein 4, mitochondrial, whose protein sequence is MRELHKTNTALPSKIKIIQRASIFLVIITSAGYLREMASSLQRIARHSPLAAYRSSLTPIWRQFASEALVEIKPGEIGMVSGIPDEHLRRRVVIFSPARTASQQGSGKVGRWKINFLSTQKWENPLMGWTSTGDPYANVGDSALSFESEEAAKAFAEKHGWEYTVRKRHTPLLKIKSYAENFKWKGPPKTEE, encoded by the exons ATGCGTGAATTACACAAGACAAACACGGCCTTGCcgtcaaaaataaaaattatacaaaGAGCAAGCATCTTTCTGGTAATCATCACTTCAGCCGGATATCTCAGGGAAATGGCAAGCTCTCTGCAGCGAATAGCGAGGCATTCCCCTCTAGCCGCCTACCGATCTTCTCTCACGCCGATATGGAGACAATTTGCGTCAGAAGCGTTGGTCGAAATCAAGCCCGGTGAGATCGGTATGGTCTCTGGTATTCCTGATGAACATCTTCGCCGAAGG GTTGTGATTTTCTCACCTGCTCGGACTGCTAGTCAACAGGGGTCTGGAAAAGTTGGAAGATGGAAAATCAATTTCTTGTCAACCCAGAA ATGGGAGAATCCATTGATGGGTTGGACATCCACAGGGGATCCATATGCCAATGTTGGTGATTCCGCGCTTAGTTTTGAGAGTGAAGAAGCTGCAAAAGCATTTGCTGAAAAGCATGGCTGGGAATACACG GTTAGGAAGCGCCATACACCATTATTAAAG ATCAAGTCGTACGCGGAAAACTTCAAGTGGAAGGGGCCTCCCAAAACAGAAGAATAA